One part of the Diceros bicornis minor isolate mBicDic1 chromosome 38, mDicBic1.mat.cur, whole genome shotgun sequence genome encodes these proteins:
- the INAVA gene encoding innate immunity activator protein isoform X2: MESKDEVSDTDSGIILQSGPDSPVSPVKELTHAVRKQQRALEERLEACLEELRRLCLREAELTGILPAEYPLRPGEKAPKVRRRIGAAYKLDEQALHREDPLSSLEWELALQLQIAEAARRLCREENVGRQARRQRKLALLQEEEKLRALERCLGEQRCHSGPPPATPLPLGRELSASDDSSLSDGLLLEEEESQVPKPSPESLAPLSRPLPPQSLEGLQPAGPETGGLERAPIQNSPWKETSLDHPYEKPRKSSEPNSESSSPASTPQGGPSASSPWLLEPASYHVVPVRSIPSQRQGRTSAPATPEMQGRRGQSQSLRMESFRAGPEGRGRSAFPRRRPTHYTVTVPDSCFPRTKPPLPQAACHSCSEDSGSDVSSVSHPTSPGSSSPDVSFLRPLSPPELPRLRMAWGPGGGRELAAPSPRLLLPPGCVPAARYVLVAQSHLPPGEWQLCGAGRGPSDDEEGAPLRCQWLVPPRSHLVRTPSLKDSPAGRGLSRAAVTEELRCWHERARLRSARPHSLDRQGAFRVRSLPPGREGLGPAPGARTQVPTGYVLRRSPEGGPVQVFVPENGEIASQV, from the exons ATGGAGAGTAAGGATGAGGTCAGCGACACCGACAGTGGCATCATCCTGCAATCTG GCCCCGACAGCCCGGTCTCCCCAGTGAAGGAGCTGACCCATGCGGTGCGCAAGCAGCAGCGGGCCCTGGAGGAGCGGCTGGAGGCCTGCCTGGAGGAGCTGAGGAGGCTGTGCCTGAGGGAAGCG GAGCTGACGGGGATCCTGCCAGCAGAGTACCCCCTCAGACCAGGGGAGAAGGCCCCCAAGGTCCGCCGCAGGATTGGAGCAGCCTACAAACTGGACGAGCAGGCCCTGCACAGAGAG GACCCCCTGAGCAGCCTGGAGTGGGAGCTGGCCCTGCAGCTGCAGATCGCCGAGGCGGCGAGGCGGCTGTGCCGGGAGGAGAACGTGGGCAGGCAGGCCCGCCGGCAGCGGAAGCTGGCCCTgctgcaggaggaagagaagctGCGCGCGCTGGAGCGCTGCCTGGGCGAGCAGCGGTGCCACAGCGGGCCCCCTCCCGCCACCCCGCTCCCCCTGGGCCGAG AGCTCAGTGCCTCCGATGACAGCTCCCTGTCGGATGGGCTGCTCTTGGAGGAAG AGGAATCCCAAGTGCCAAAACCTTCCCCGGAGTCCCTGGCTCCACTCTCCCGGCCTCTCCCGCCCCAGAGCCTCGAGGGGCTGCAGCCAGCAGGACCTGAGACTGGGGGCCTGGAGCGGGCCCCGATCCAGAACAGCCCCTGGAAGGAGACCAGCCTGGATCACCCCTACGAGAAGCCCAGGAAGTCTTCTGAACCCAACAGCGAGTCCAG CAGCCCAGCCAGCACGCCGCAGGGGGGGCCCAGCGCCTCCAGCCCGTGGCTACTGGAGCCCGCCTCCTACCATGTGGTTCCCGTCCGCAGCATTCCCAGCCAGCGGCAGGGCCGCACCAGTGCCCCAGCCACCCCCGAGATGCAGGGGAGGAGGGGCCAGTCGCAGTCTCTGAG gatGGAGTCCTTCCGGGCGGGTCCCGAGGGCCGGGGGCGCAGCGCCTTCCCCCGCCGCCGCCCCACCCACTACACAGTGACAGTGCcggactcctgcttcccccgGACCAAGCCCCCACTGCCCCAGGCCGCCTGCCACTCCTGCTCGGAAGACAGCGGCTCGGACGTGTCCAGCGTCTCTCACCCCACCTCGCCGGGCAGCAGCAGCCCCGACGTCTCCTTCCTGCGGCCGCTCTCCCCACCCGAGCTGCCTCGCCTGCGCATGGCCTGGGGCCCGGGGGGCGGCAGGGAGCTGGCTGCCCCCTCGCCCAGGCTGCTGCTACCCCCCGGCTGTGTCCCGGCCGCACGCTACGTGCTGGTGGCCCAGAGCCACCTGCCGCCGGGCGAGTGGCAACTGTGCGGCGCGGGCCGGGGCCCCAGCGACGACGAGGAGGGGGCGCCCCTGCGCTGCCAGTGGCTGGTGCCCCCCCGCAGCCACCTGGTGCGGACGCCCTCGCTCAAGGACAGCCCAGCCGGCCGAGGGCTCAGCAGGGCCGCCGTGACCGaggagctccgctgctggcacgAGCGCGCACGGCTCCGCAGCGCGCGCCCGCACTCGCTGGACCGCCAGGGGGCCTTCCGCGTGCGCAGCCTGCCCCCTGGCAGAGAGGGCCTCGGGCCAGCTCCGGGTGCCCGGACGCAG GTGCCCACAGGCTATGTACTGCGGAGATCGCCTGAGGGGGGCCCTGTGCAAGTCTTTGTCCCTGAGAACGGCGAGATCGCCAGCCAGGTGTAA
- the INAVA gene encoding innate immunity activator protein isoform X1 has translation MPQGTDVLGSLTFGMLQMPKLNEIPPGREGRGVARGEGRWPGPPGPEAARQDRGARGQAGGAGAPWDSWGNSRPPARPGPGWERCHPSLICAPSSQKSTMESKDEVSDTDSGIILQSGPDSPVSPVKELTHAVRKQQRALEERLEACLEELRRLCLREAELTGILPAEYPLRPGEKAPKVRRRIGAAYKLDEQALHREDPLSSLEWELALQLQIAEAARRLCREENVGRQARRQRKLALLQEEEKLRALERCLGEQRCHSGPPPATPLPLGRELSASDDSSLSDGLLLEEEESQVPKPSPESLAPLSRPLPPQSLEGLQPAGPETGGLERAPIQNSPWKETSLDHPYEKPRKSSEPNSESSSPASTPQGGPSASSPWLLEPASYHVVPVRSIPSQRQGRTSAPATPEMQGRRGQSQSLRMESFRAGPEGRGRSAFPRRRPTHYTVTVPDSCFPRTKPPLPQAACHSCSEDSGSDVSSVSHPTSPGSSSPDVSFLRPLSPPELPRLRMAWGPGGGRELAAPSPRLLLPPGCVPAARYVLVAQSHLPPGEWQLCGAGRGPSDDEEGAPLRCQWLVPPRSHLVRTPSLKDSPAGRGLSRAAVTEELRCWHERARLRSARPHSLDRQGAFRVRSLPPGREGLGPAPGARTQVPTGYVLRRSPEGGPVQVFVPENGEIASQV, from the exons CTGGGGAAACTCCAGGCCACCTGCACGTCCTGGCCCAGGTTGGGAACGGTGTCACCCCTCCCTGATCTGTGCCCCCTCCTCCCAGAAGTCCACCATGGAGAGTAAGGATGAGGTCAGCGACACCGACAGTGGCATCATCCTGCAATCTG GCCCCGACAGCCCGGTCTCCCCAGTGAAGGAGCTGACCCATGCGGTGCGCAAGCAGCAGCGGGCCCTGGAGGAGCGGCTGGAGGCCTGCCTGGAGGAGCTGAGGAGGCTGTGCCTGAGGGAAGCG GAGCTGACGGGGATCCTGCCAGCAGAGTACCCCCTCAGACCAGGGGAGAAGGCCCCCAAGGTCCGCCGCAGGATTGGAGCAGCCTACAAACTGGACGAGCAGGCCCTGCACAGAGAG GACCCCCTGAGCAGCCTGGAGTGGGAGCTGGCCCTGCAGCTGCAGATCGCCGAGGCGGCGAGGCGGCTGTGCCGGGAGGAGAACGTGGGCAGGCAGGCCCGCCGGCAGCGGAAGCTGGCCCTgctgcaggaggaagagaagctGCGCGCGCTGGAGCGCTGCCTGGGCGAGCAGCGGTGCCACAGCGGGCCCCCTCCCGCCACCCCGCTCCCCCTGGGCCGAG AGCTCAGTGCCTCCGATGACAGCTCCCTGTCGGATGGGCTGCTCTTGGAGGAAG AGGAATCCCAAGTGCCAAAACCTTCCCCGGAGTCCCTGGCTCCACTCTCCCGGCCTCTCCCGCCCCAGAGCCTCGAGGGGCTGCAGCCAGCAGGACCTGAGACTGGGGGCCTGGAGCGGGCCCCGATCCAGAACAGCCCCTGGAAGGAGACCAGCCTGGATCACCCCTACGAGAAGCCCAGGAAGTCTTCTGAACCCAACAGCGAGTCCAG CAGCCCAGCCAGCACGCCGCAGGGGGGGCCCAGCGCCTCCAGCCCGTGGCTACTGGAGCCCGCCTCCTACCATGTGGTTCCCGTCCGCAGCATTCCCAGCCAGCGGCAGGGCCGCACCAGTGCCCCAGCCACCCCCGAGATGCAGGGGAGGAGGGGCCAGTCGCAGTCTCTGAG gatGGAGTCCTTCCGGGCGGGTCCCGAGGGCCGGGGGCGCAGCGCCTTCCCCCGCCGCCGCCCCACCCACTACACAGTGACAGTGCcggactcctgcttcccccgGACCAAGCCCCCACTGCCCCAGGCCGCCTGCCACTCCTGCTCGGAAGACAGCGGCTCGGACGTGTCCAGCGTCTCTCACCCCACCTCGCCGGGCAGCAGCAGCCCCGACGTCTCCTTCCTGCGGCCGCTCTCCCCACCCGAGCTGCCTCGCCTGCGCATGGCCTGGGGCCCGGGGGGCGGCAGGGAGCTGGCTGCCCCCTCGCCCAGGCTGCTGCTACCCCCCGGCTGTGTCCCGGCCGCACGCTACGTGCTGGTGGCCCAGAGCCACCTGCCGCCGGGCGAGTGGCAACTGTGCGGCGCGGGCCGGGGCCCCAGCGACGACGAGGAGGGGGCGCCCCTGCGCTGCCAGTGGCTGGTGCCCCCCCGCAGCCACCTGGTGCGGACGCCCTCGCTCAAGGACAGCCCAGCCGGCCGAGGGCTCAGCAGGGCCGCCGTGACCGaggagctccgctgctggcacgAGCGCGCACGGCTCCGCAGCGCGCGCCCGCACTCGCTGGACCGCCAGGGGGCCTTCCGCGTGCGCAGCCTGCCCCCTGGCAGAGAGGGCCTCGGGCCAGCTCCGGGTGCCCGGACGCAG GTGCCCACAGGCTATGTACTGCGGAGATCGCCTGAGGGGGGCCCTGTGCAAGTCTTTGTCCCTGAGAACGGCGAGATCGCCAGCCAGGTGTAA